One window of the Candidatus Zixiibacteriota bacterium genome contains the following:
- the nrdR gene encoding transcriptional repressor of nrd genes (Evidence 2b : Function from indirect experimental evidences (e.g. phenotypes); Product type r : regulator): MKCPFCGYEEDKVVDSRAAQDGRAVRRRRECLKCHERFTTYEYIENVTLTVVKSDHRHEPFDRQKLIHGIKLACNKRPVTDKKIESIVDEIEARLQEQSKSEVTSKYIGELVMEKLKETDEIAYVRFASVYRKFQDKTEFMEELKKLLG, translated from the coding sequence ATGAAATGCCCTTTTTGCGGATATGAGGAAGACAAAGTTGTCGATTCCCGGGCGGCTCAGGACGGGCGGGCGGTTCGGCGGCGCCGCGAGTGCCTTAAGTGTCACGAGCGGTTCACCACTTATGAGTACATTGAGAATGTAACCTTGACGGTGGTCAAGTCGGATCATCGCCATGAGCCATTCGATCGCCAGAAACTGATACACGGAATAAAACTGGCCTGCAACAAAAGGCCCGTAACCGATAAGAAAATTGAATCTATTGTCGATGAAATCGAGGCCCGTCTGCAAGAGCAGTCCAAAAGCGAAGTTACCAGCAAGTATATAGGCGAACTGGTGATGGAGAAGTTGAAAGAAACCGACGAAATCGCCTATGTCCGTTTTGCTTCAGTCTATCGCAAATTTCAAGACAAGACGGAATTTATGGAAGAGTTGAAGAAGCTTCTTGGCTGA
- the comEB gene encoding ComE operon protein 2 translates to MTERVNPHRPSWDEYFMRIAQLAATRSTCLRRQVGAVIVKNKKVLATGYNGSPAGLRHCLDIGCLREEMGIPSGQRHELCRAIHAEQNAIIQAATSGVSIEGGVLYATTFPCILCAKMLINAGIKEIYITEGYPDELSKSMMEEAGVVVHHMELPKFGEPIKDFPK, encoded by the coding sequence ATGACGGAAAGAGTCAATCCTCATCGTCCCTCGTGGGATGAATATTTTATGCGGATCGCCCAACTGGCGGCGACCCGTTCCACCTGTCTGCGCCGGCAAGTTGGGGCGGTTATTGTCAAAAATAAGAAGGTGCTGGCGACCGGGTACAATGGCTCACCCGCCGGATTGCGGCACTGTCTTGATATCGGCTGTCTTCGGGAAGAAATGGGGATACCGTCGGGGCAAAGGCACGAATTATGCCGGGCCATTCATGCCGAACAAAATGCCATCATTCAGGCGGCCACCTCCGGAGTTTCGATCGAGGGAGGGGTGCTTTACGCCACCACCTTCCCCTGTATTCTATGTGCCAAGATGCTGATAAATGCGGGAATAAAGGAGATATACATTACCGAGGGGTATCCTGATGAGTTATCCAAAAGCATGATGGAAGAGGCGGGAGTAGTGGTACATCATATGGAACTGCCTAAATTTGGCGAACCGATAAAGGACTTTCCAAAATGA
- a CDS encoding conserved hypothetical protein (Evidence 4 : Unknown function but conserved in other organisms) — protein MAVVNCERPIISFLSDFGLQDNYVGIVKGVIAKINPRAEVIDLTHDVPPYNIRAGKYLLETAYESFPAGTIHLAVVDPGVGMKRKGIIIETGKYFFVGPDNGLFSFLAKTQIKRVYSLNRESESAIEISNTFHARDIFGPAAAYLSLGGPIKGASVVGKRIIRLQGKAIKGAKGIIAGRVIYIDHFGNLVTSLRQDRLPHEGMVFLNDILIGPVKKTFGSVGPGKPVCYVNSFGYLEIAVREGSAAAYFAIRDRSAAKILIAPRVRAR, from the coding sequence ATGGCAGTTGTGAACTGTGAAAGGCCGATAATCTCCTTTTTGAGTGATTTTGGTCTTCAAGATAATTATGTCGGCATTGTCAAGGGGGTGATTGCGAAGATTAATCCCCGTGCGGAAGTAATTGATTTGACCCATGATGTGCCTCCTTACAATATCCGGGCAGGGAAATATCTGCTGGAGACCGCTTATGAATCGTTTCCCGCAGGGACAATTCATCTGGCAGTCGTCGATCCGGGTGTCGGGATGAAGCGGAAGGGGATAATTATAGAAACCGGCAAATACTTTTTTGTAGGACCCGATAACGGCCTTTTTTCTTTCTTAGCGAAGACACAGATAAAAAGGGTATATTCCCTGAACCGGGAAAGTGAGTCAGCCATCGAAATTTCAAATACGTTTCACGCCCGAGATATTTTTGGCCCGGCGGCGGCCTATCTGTCTCTGGGCGGCCCAATCAAAGGCGCATCTGTTGTTGGGAAGAGAATAATCAGGCTTCAAGGAAAAGCCATTAAGGGAGCCAAGGGGATTATTGCCGGAAGAGTTATTTATATCGATCATTTCGGCAATCTGGTTACGTCTCTCCGGCAAGACAGGCTCCCGCATGAAGGCATGGTATTTTTGAATGATATTTTAATTGGCCCGGTAAAGAAGACTTTCGGTTCGGTTGGGCCGGGTAAACCGGTCTGCTATGTCAATTCTTTTGGATATTTGGAAATCGCCGTTCGCGAAGGTTCGGCGGCGGCATATTTCGCGATAAGGGATCGTTCAGCAGCGAAGATTTTAATTGCGCCCCGAGTGCGGGCGCGCTAA
- a CDS encoding conserved hypothetical protein (Evidence 4 : Unknown function but conserved in other organisms): MRYRRDNDGYLIRLEDGEEIIATLAKFVLDNDIPGGMFHGLGALDSASIGTYNYATRSYITKVYKDKLDIAVMTGNITYSQDSDLPVIHCHITVSDSEHDTRAGHLFEGIVLITVEIFLKVFTEKLYREKELQDGHHLWQL, encoded by the coding sequence ATGCGGTATCGGCGTGATAATGACGGGTATCTGATTCGCCTCGAAGACGGTGAGGAAATTATCGCTACGCTGGCCAAATTCGTACTGGACAATGATATTCCCGGAGGGATGTTTCACGGCCTGGGAGCGCTGGACTCGGCCAGCATCGGAACTTACAACTACGCCACCAGAAGTTATATCACGAAAGTATATAAAGACAAGCTCGATATCGCCGTGATGACGGGAAATATCACCTATAGTCAGGATTCCGATCTTCCTGTCATACATTGCCATATAACGGTATCCGATTCAGAGCATGATACTCGCGCCGGGCACCTGTTTGAGGGAATTGTTCTTATTACGGTGGAAATATTCCTGAAAGTTTTCACGGAGAAGTTGTACCGGGAAAAGGAACTCCAGGACGGCCATCATTTATGGCAGTTGTGA
- the cutA gene encoding Divalent-cation tolerance protein CutA: MSAFRVVFVTVPKDKAEELSHEIIDTRLAACVNITGGVHSIYRWKGKIVKDEEALLIIKTATKKVESLIKFVKEKHSYDVPEVISLNIAEGNPDYLDWIDEETK; this comes from the coding sequence ATGTCCGCATTCAGAGTCGTATTTGTCACGGTGCCTAAAGACAAGGCCGAAGAACTGTCGCATGAAATTATCGACACCCGACTGGCGGCCTGTGTTAACATTACGGGAGGCGTGCATTCGATTTACCGCTGGAAAGGCAAAATTGTCAAGGATGAAGAAGCGCTCCTTATCATTAAAACGGCCACCAAAAAGGTCGAAAGCCTGATAAAATTCGTCAAAGAAAAACATTCTTATGATGTCCCGGAAGTGATATCGCTCAATATCGCCGAGGGGAATCCGGATTATCTCGACTGGATCGATGAGGAAACCAAGTAA
- a CDS encoding conserved hypothetical protein (Evidence 4 : Unknown function but conserved in other organisms) translates to MLIQFSMFPVGNKESASAEVAKVIDIIDRSGLPYKLTAMATVVEGEWEEIMNLINKCRLKLRRSNKRIYMVLTMDDRKGAKKRLTGKVQAIENKLKRKIES, encoded by the coding sequence ATGCTGATACAGTTTTCGATGTTTCCTGTGGGGAATAAGGAATCGGCCTCGGCGGAGGTGGCCAAGGTGATAGATATTATTGATCGCTCCGGTCTCCCGTATAAGTTGACGGCCATGGCGACCGTGGTGGAGGGGGAATGGGAAGAGATAATGAACCTGATCAATAAGTGCCGTTTAAAACTGCGCCGGAGCAACAAGCGCATTTATATGGTGTTGACAATGGATGATCGTAAAGGGGCCAAGAAACGGCTGACCGGAAAGGTGCAAGCCATTGAAAATAAATTGAAAAGAAAAATAGAATCGTAA
- the glyA gene encoding serine hydroxymethyltransferase (Evidence 2a : Function from experimental evidences in other organisms; PubMedId : 10656824, 2034230, 6190704, 6300791, 9298646; Product type e : enzyme) has translation MSYLKKIDPEIYDAIMGEVNRESDKLELIASENFVSEAVLEAAGGVMTNKYAEGYPGKRYYGGCEFVDKAENLARDRAKQLFGCEHVNVQPHSGSQANMAVYFTILNPGERVMGLDLSHGGHLTHGHPINFSGKLFQFHSYQVEKDTEVIDYDKLIAQAKEVQPKLIVAGASAYPRFLDFKKFREACDGCGAYLMVDIAHIAGLVAAGLHPSPVPYADFVTTTTHKTLRGPRGGMVMCKEKYAADLDRTVMPGIQGGPLMHIIAAKAVALKEALTPEFKEYQKRIVANASALANALKEKGYHIVSGGTDTHLMLVSFVASGLTGKKIEKSLDTAGITVNKNTVPFDPQKPFVTSGIRIGTPAITTRGMGVAEMKIIAGYIDRVIKNLDNEEVHKEVARDVKELCDRFPLYGERKAQ, from the coding sequence ATGTCATACTTAAAAAAAATCGATCCCGAGATTTATGACGCCATCATGGGTGAGGTTAACCGGGAATCGGATAAACTGGAGTTGATCGCCTCCGAAAATTTTGTTTCCGAGGCCGTTTTGGAAGCGGCCGGGGGGGTGATGACCAATAAATATGCCGAAGGATATCCGGGAAAGCGGTATTACGGCGGATGCGAATTTGTCGATAAAGCCGAAAATCTGGCCCGGGACCGGGCCAAGCAATTATTCGGGTGCGAGCATGTCAATGTTCAACCGCACTCCGGCTCTCAGGCCAATATGGCGGTGTATTTCACCATTTTGAATCCGGGTGAAAGAGTTATGGGACTGGATCTGTCCCATGGCGGCCATTTGACGCATGGTCATCCGATCAATTTTTCGGGGAAATTGTTTCAGTTTCATTCCTATCAAGTGGAAAAGGATACCGAAGTTATTGATTATGACAAATTGATCGCCCAAGCCAAGGAAGTCCAGCCCAAATTAATAGTGGCGGGCGCATCCGCTTATCCTCGTTTCCTTGATTTCAAGAAATTCCGAGAGGCGTGCGATGGCTGCGGGGCCTATTTGATGGTTGATATCGCTCATATTGCGGGATTGGTAGCGGCGGGTCTCCATCCGTCCCCGGTTCCCTACGCTGACTTCGTAACCACGACCACGCACAAAACACTGCGCGGGCCCCGGGGCGGTATGGTTATGTGCAAGGAGAAGTATGCCGCCGATCTGGACAGGACGGTAATGCCGGGAATTCAGGGAGGGCCGCTGATGCATATTATTGCGGCCAAAGCGGTGGCGCTTAAGGAAGCTCTGACTCCGGAGTTCAAAGAATATCAAAAGCGGATTGTAGCGAATGCCTCCGCTCTGGCCAATGCCCTGAAAGAAAAGGGATATCATATCGTCTCCGGAGGAACAGATACTCACCTTATGCTGGTTTCCTTTGTCGCATCCGGTTTGACCGGGAAGAAGATAGAGAAGTCCCTGGATACCGCCGGAATCACCGTGAATAAAAACACGGTTCCTTTTGACCCACAGAAGCCGTTTGTGACATCGGGCATAAGAATAGGAACTCCGGCCATAACCACTCGGGGAATGGGTGTCGCGGAGATGAAAATAATTGCCGGATACATTGACAGGGTGATTAAAAACCTTGATAATGAAGAGGTTCATAAGGAAGTGGCCAGAGACGTTAAGGAGTTGTGCGACCGTTTCCCTCTTTACGGTGAAAGGAAAGCCCAATAG
- the ywlF gene encoding putative sugar phosphate isomerase YwlF (Evidence 3 : Putative function from multiple computational evidences): protein MKIAIGSDHAGFDLKEKVKAILQRLGHQVLDFGTTGKESVDYPDFGLKVARSVAAHETDRGVAICWTGNGMTIAANKVHGIRATLALNKDMAYFARLHNDSNVLTMSQKYTPDNEVEEIVKTWLETSFEGGRHERRVKKINDAETC from the coding sequence ATGAAGATAGCAATCGGTTCCGATCATGCCGGCTTTGACTTGAAAGAAAAGGTTAAAGCGATACTTCAAAGATTGGGGCACCAGGTGCTCGATTTCGGGACGACCGGAAAAGAATCTGTCGATTATCCTGACTTCGGACTGAAAGTGGCCCGCTCCGTGGCAGCGCACGAGACCGATCGCGGGGTGGCCATTTGCTGGACCGGCAATGGAATGACAATCGCGGCTAACAAAGTGCACGGAATTCGGGCCACCCTGGCTCTGAATAAAGACATGGCCTATTTTGCACGTCTGCACAATGATTCCAATGTCCTGACCATGTCTCAGAAATATACTCCCGATAACGAAGTGGAGGAAATTGTCAAGACCTGGCTGGAAACTTCGTTTGAAGGGGGAAGGCATGAACGGCGAGTAAAAAAAATCAATGACGCCGAGACTTGTTGA
- the ilvE gene encoding branched-chain amino-acid aminotransferase (Evidence 2a : Function from experimental evidences in other organisms; PubMedId : 1569580, 3069843, 3550695, 3897211, 392469, 9163511; Product type e : enzyme), which produces MAFNKVEYIWMNGKMVKWDDARIHVLSHVVHYGSSIFEGQRCYKTPKGPACFRLMEHIDRLWDSCKIYRMVIPFTKQQIFDAVLELVVVNGLEDCYIRPVVYRGYDSLGVDPGKCPIDVAIAAWNWGKYLGPEAMEKGVRVCVSSWNRNAPNTTPMMAKAGANYMNGQLIKMEALARGCVEGIALDIYGNVSEGSGENIFIVRNGVLVTPPFSASILPGITRRTIIKLAEDMGIKVIEENIPREALYIADEVFFTGSAAEVSPISEIDGIVIGAGRRGPITEKLQNRFFEIIEGRAEDVYGWLTYVSAKKGVKV; this is translated from the coding sequence ATGGCCTTTAATAAAGTCGAGTACATATGGATGAACGGCAAAATGGTCAAGTGGGACGATGCCCGAATACATGTTCTGTCCCATGTTGTCCATTATGGATCGTCGATATTCGAAGGACAGCGCTGTTATAAAACTCCCAAGGGGCCGGCTTGTTTTCGTCTGATGGAGCATATCGACCGTCTCTGGGATTCGTGCAAAATTTATCGTATGGTCATTCCCTTTACAAAACAGCAGATTTTCGACGCCGTCCTGGAACTGGTGGTCGTAAACGGGCTCGAAGATTGCTATATTCGACCTGTCGTTTACCGCGGCTATGACTCTCTGGGGGTCGATCCTGGCAAATGCCCTATCGATGTCGCCATCGCGGCTTGGAATTGGGGCAAGTATCTCGGCCCCGAGGCGATGGAGAAAGGCGTAAGAGTATGCGTTTCGTCGTGGAACCGCAATGCCCCCAATACCACGCCGATGATGGCCAAGGCGGGCGCCAATTATATGAACGGACAACTGATAAAAATGGAAGCCCTGGCGCGCGGTTGTGTGGAGGGAATTGCCCTCGATATTTACGGAAATGTCTCGGAAGGATCGGGCGAGAATATTTTTATTGTCCGCAACGGAGTGCTGGTGACGCCGCCCTTTTCGGCATCAATTCTGCCTGGAATTACCCGCCGCACGATTATCAAACTGGCCGAAGATATGGGTATAAAGGTGATTGAAGAAAATATTCCGCGCGAAGCGTTATACATCGCAGATGAGGTATTCTTCACCGGTTCAGCCGCTGAGGTTTCTCCGATATCTGAGATCGACGGTATTGTCATTGGTGCGGGACGCCGGGGGCCGATTACCGAGAAATTGCAGAATCGATTTTTCGAAATTATCGAAGGGCGGGCCGAAGACGTTTATGGCTGGCTGACTTATGTCTCGGCCAAAAAGGGCGTGAAGGTATAA
- a CDS encoding exported hypothetical protein (Evidence 5 : Unknown function), translating to MKKKMRLFRPLLLALFCLMMIESRFTHGETMRYSNENQKKRNDAEKDAAEPLSRQYRVIFAAYAENSSDVRWLLHCAESRRHFAGSFNDCPFWIYLPDSLLSGTDKLPTTETAMNIEFIECTAPEKTADYFFGGKPYAAAKCETRAKDLTNVVVWLDPDTIFLDEPADFVLPEKICLKYRPVMHKNIGLLFSDSLDQYWSRVYELLSVPESTLFPMTTAAGGEIIRPYFNAGLLVLNPRCGLLAKWADYFDTLIGDSLIANLCRQDKRKNIFLFQVALTADILNSIGRDKMEELSDRYNYPIFFNIMFGASKPFDSIDSVITIRHEGFFSKPFPDWDQKLKGAPEKILWLKTNLCTAE from the coding sequence ATGAAAAAGAAAATGAGATTATTCAGACCGCTATTATTGGCGCTGTTTTGTCTGATGATGATAGAATCCAGATTTACACACGGGGAAACAATGAGATATAGTAACGAAAATCAAAAGAAAAGAAATGATGCCGAAAAGGACGCCGCAGAGCCGCTCAGTCGTCAATATCGCGTTATCTTCGCGGCCTATGCCGAAAATAGTTCGGATGTACGCTGGCTATTGCACTGCGCCGAAAGTCGGCGCCATTTTGCAGGTTCTTTCAATGATTGCCCGTTTTGGATATATCTGCCCGATTCCCTCCTTTCCGGTACCGACAAATTACCGACCACTGAAACTGCGATGAATATAGAGTTCATTGAATGCACCGCTCCCGAAAAAACGGCCGATTACTTTTTTGGAGGGAAACCATACGCCGCCGCTAAATGTGAAACAAGAGCAAAAGATTTGACTAATGTCGTGGTCTGGCTCGACCCCGATACTATTTTTCTTGATGAGCCGGCGGATTTCGTCCTTCCTGAAAAGATCTGCTTGAAATATCGCCCCGTGATGCATAAGAATATCGGGCTCCTGTTCTCTGACTCATTGGATCAATACTGGAGCCGCGTGTATGAATTGCTTTCCGTCCCGGAATCGACCCTCTTCCCCATGACGACCGCCGCCGGAGGGGAAATTATCCGGCCCTATTTCAATGCCGGTCTTCTGGTCCTGAATCCCCGATGCGGCCTCCTTGCGAAATGGGCCGACTATTTTGATACTCTTATCGGCGATTCATTAATCGCCAATCTTTGCCGTCAGGATAAAAGGAAAAACATATTTCTCTTCCAGGTTGCTCTGACGGCCGATATTCTAAATTCAATCGGACGAGATAAAATGGAGGAACTCTCCGATAGATATAACTACCCCATATTTTTCAATATCATGTTCGGCGCGTCCAAACCATTTGATTCGATAGATAGTGTCATCACTATTCGCCACGAAGGCTTTTTCTCGAAACCATTCCCTGACTGGGATCAAAAATTGAAAGGCGCGCCGGAGAAGATCCTTTGGCTGAAAACAAACCTCTGCACTGCAGAATAG
- a CDS encoding conserved membrane hypothetical protein (Evidence 4 : Unknown function but conserved in other organisms) produces MSKSGFLQGWDPQVLSILRIMAGFLLLFHGTMKLFNFPASTPPMQIELFSLMGLAGVLEAFGGFLLFLGLFTRPVAFILCGEMAVAYFKAHAPQGFLPIINHGELAVIYCFVFLYLTFAGGGPWSLDSVLRRVK; encoded by the coding sequence ATGAGTAAATCCGGTTTCCTACAAGGTTGGGATCCCCAGGTTCTGAGTATTCTCCGCATTATGGCGGGATTTCTTTTACTCTTTCATGGCACCATGAAATTATTCAACTTTCCGGCCAGTACTCCCCCCATGCAAATCGAGCTTTTTTCGCTTATGGGATTGGCGGGAGTTCTGGAGGCATTTGGCGGCTTTCTTCTTTTTCTCGGCCTTTTTACCCGCCCGGTCGCCTTTATTCTATGCGGGGAAATGGCTGTGGCCTACTTCAAAGCACATGCCCCGCAGGGATTTCTGCCAATCATCAATCACGGAGAACTGGCCGTCATTTACTGTTTCGTGTTTTTATATTTGACTTTCGCCGGTGGCGGGCCATGGAGTCTTGATAGTGTTCTGCGGCGCGTAAAGTAG
- a CDS encoding exported hypothetical protein (Evidence 5 : Unknown function), which yields MSKNLIFLFLLTFMLASAAQALDFRATISGAGVWNDGGTLKILPDREFQIQVYATNNDIIQPPPYEERVTWSTPFTFTGDVGIQWLDAISDGTFYGDDATMLKFSTSQFVGFWDLLKGVYSESRDGILPDRFNITGVANNLGYPPGLGEILVLFWRARVSATTGQICIEQGTMENDTYNWLMDPPVPSFSTVCWSVQINPLDRDNDGIPNTSDNCPDTYNPGQANADGDSYGDACDACPHDAQNDVDQDGICGDVDPCPLDPLNDVDHDGKCGNVDNCPTVANADQKDTDHDGLGDACDPDDDNDGVPDETDNCPLIANPDQHDSNGNGIGDACEYVCGDSDDDGLANILDVAFLIKYFYKGGPAPNHLAAADVNCSGSLNILDIAYLINHLYRNGPEPNCCG from the coding sequence ATGAGTAAGAACCTCATATTTTTATTCTTGCTCACTTTTATGCTCGCTTCCGCCGCCCAGGCCCTTGACTTTCGGGCGACAATCTCAGGAGCCGGCGTATGGAACGACGGCGGGACGCTCAAAATCCTGCCGGATCGGGAGTTTCAAATCCAGGTATATGCCACGAACAACGACATTATTCAGCCTCCGCCTTACGAAGAGCGAGTGACCTGGTCGACGCCCTTTACATTTACGGGCGATGTCGGCATTCAATGGTTAGACGCCATCAGCGATGGGACATTTTACGGCGATGATGCCACCATGCTAAAGTTTTCTACCAGTCAATTTGTAGGCTTCTGGGACCTCTTGAAAGGTGTTTACTCAGAATCGCGGGACGGCATTTTACCGGATCGTTTTAATATCACCGGCGTCGCCAATAATCTCGGCTATCCGCCCGGTTTGGGAGAAATCCTGGTCTTATTTTGGCGCGCCCGCGTTTCGGCGACCACGGGGCAGATCTGTATTGAACAGGGGACCATGGAGAATGATACTTACAATTGGCTTATGGATCCGCCGGTACCGTCATTTTCGACCGTATGCTGGAGCGTCCAAATCAATCCTCTCGACAGGGATAATGACGGTATTCCCAACACTTCCGACAATTGCCCCGACACCTATAATCCCGGACAGGCCAATGCCGACGGTGATTCTTACGGCGATGCCTGTGACGCCTGTCCCCATGATGCCCAAAATGATGTTGATCAGGACGGAATCTGCGGTGATGTCGATCCCTGCCCTCTCGACCCCCTGAACGATGTTGATCATGACGGTAAATGCGGCAATGTTGATAATTGTCCGACTGTCGCCAATGCCGATCAAAAAGATACCGATCACGACGGGTTGGGCGATGCCTGCGATCCGGATGACGACAACGACGGTGTTCCGGATGAGACCGATAACTGCCCCCTGATCGCCAATCCGGACCAGCATGACAGCAACGGCAACGGCATCGGAGACGCCTGCGAGTATGTCTGCGGTGATTCCGATGATGATGGGCTGGCCAACATTCTCGACGTTGCCTTCCTTATAAAATATTTTTATAAAGGAGGTCCGGCGCCGAACCACCTGGCCGCCGCCGATGTCAATTGCTCAGGAAGTTTGAATATCCTGGATATAGCATACTTAATAAACCATTTGTATCGAAACGGACCGGAACCAAATTGTTGCGGCTAA
- a CDS encoding exported hypothetical protein (Evidence 5 : Unknown function) gives MRKTLTILFALSFLIVSAGWGVTFRAAISGDSVWNDGGALKISPESEFRIEVYATNNDTIMPPPYVQRVSWSSPFAFTGNVKIQWLDTISNDTLYSDLATLSKFSTTQFADFWDIFKGVYAESRDGILPDRFDIIGVANKLGYPPGLGEIPIVFWRAKVISDTGQICIEQGNMRNDSYDWIFDEPKPKFATVCWKVERNPSPDKKGEPPK, from the coding sequence ATGAGAAAAACCCTTACGATTCTTTTCGCCCTTTCCTTCCTGATTGTCTCAGCTGGATGGGGAGTGACCTTTCGGGCCGCCATATCCGGCGACAGTGTCTGGAATGACGGCGGCGCGCTGAAGATAAGTCCTGAAAGCGAATTTAGAATCGAAGTATATGCTACCAATAATGATACTATTATGCCGCCACCTTATGTGCAGAGGGTAAGTTGGTCAAGCCCCTTTGCCTTTACCGGGAACGTTAAGATCCAGTGGCTGGATACTATCTCCAATGATACCCTGTATAGCGATCTGGCTACGCTGTCAAAATTCTCCACCACTCAATTTGCCGATTTCTGGGATATATTTAAGGGTGTTTATGCCGAGTCACGCGACGGCATTCTGCCGGATCGTTTCGATATTATCGGTGTCGCCAACAAGCTTGGATATCCGCCGGGATTGGGGGAAATTCCTATAGTTTTCTGGCGCGCTAAAGTGATTTCGGATACGGGACAAATCTGTATTGAGCAGGGCAATATGCGAAATGACTCGTACGATTGGATATTCGATGAACCCAAGCCCAAATTCGCTACTGTCTGCTGGAAAGTTGAAAGGAATCCGTCCCCCGACAAAAAGGGAGAGCCGCCAAAATAA